The proteins below come from a single Pirellulales bacterium genomic window:
- a CDS encoding 16S rRNA (uracil(1498)-N(3))-methyltransferase, with the protein MLDRFYSETPLAGDLATLAGAEAHHLAGVLRAAPGDELVVFDGRGGEYLARVAGVRRDRVELLLVERRDIEREAVRSLTLAVALPKGERQRWLVEKVVELGVARLVPLITQRGVAQPTAEALARLRRAVIEASKQCGRNRLMEIAEPRRLGEFAAPGEVGWIAHPSAERRVRELVGSLSPAQTVAVAIGPEGGFAAEEFEQARAVGAIPVGLGERILRVETAALAVAAVILS; encoded by the coding sequence ATGCTCGATCGGTTCTACAGCGAAACCCCGCTCGCCGGTGATCTCGCAACGCTCGCGGGCGCCGAGGCGCATCATTTGGCAGGCGTCTTGCGCGCCGCGCCAGGCGACGAGTTGGTCGTGTTCGACGGCCGCGGCGGCGAGTATCTGGCCCGCGTGGCCGGGGTGCGCCGCGACCGGGTCGAGCTGTTGCTGGTCGAGCGTCGCGATATCGAGCGCGAGGCCGTCCGGTCGTTGACGTTGGCCGTCGCGCTGCCCAAGGGCGAGCGCCAACGGTGGTTGGTCGAAAAGGTCGTCGAACTGGGCGTGGCCCGGCTGGTACCGTTGATCACGCAGCGCGGCGTGGCGCAACCGACCGCCGAGGCTTTGGCGCGACTGCGTCGCGCCGTGATCGAGGCCTCGAAGCAATGCGGCCGCAACCGGCTGATGGAGATCGCCGAGCCGCGGCGACTTGGCGAGTTCGCCGCGCCCGGCGAGGTTGGCTGGATCGCCCATCCCAGCGCTGAGCGGCGCGTGCGGGAACTCGTCGGCAGCTTGTCGCCCGCGCAGACCGTGGCGGTGGCCATCGGACCCGAGGGCGGGTTCGCGGCCGAGGAATTCGAGCAAGCCCGCGCGGTCGGTGCGATCCCGGTTGGTTTGGGCGAACGCATCTTGCGCGTCGAGACCGCGGCCTTGGCCGTTGCGGCCGTGATCCTGTCTTGA
- a CDS encoding (2Fe-2S) ferredoxin domain-containing protein produces the protein MPKFTHHIFICGNRREPGHSRGCCNPDGSDALRSAFKAEIERRGLKPLVRANQAGCLEQCELGPTVVIYPQEIWYGRVRVEDVPRIVEETVVGGRVIDDLRIAEDWLNTRGQGPRPDAGSQ, from the coding sequence ATGCCCAAATTCACGCACCATATCTTCATCTGCGGCAATCGGCGCGAGCCCGGCCATAGCCGCGGCTGCTGCAATCCCGACGGCTCCGACGCGCTGCGCAGTGCGTTCAAAGCCGAGATCGAGCGCCGTGGCCTCAAGCCGTTGGTTCGCGCCAACCAGGCCGGCTGCCTCGAACAATGTGAACTCGGGCCCACGGTGGTGATCTATCCGCAGGAAATCTGGTATGGCCGGGTCCGGGTCGAGGATGTGCCGAGGATCGTCGAAGAAACGGTGGTCGGCGGCCGCGTAATCGACGACCTGCGCATCGCCGAGGATTGGCTCAACACCCGGGGTCAGGGCCCGCGCCCCGACGCCGGCTCGCAATAG
- a CDS encoding MmgE/PrpD family protein → MSNREVFLPRNENQARGIGQYAIDFLAGNQGEPSEAVFAMTERFHVDSIACGVSALACGTNAPNVLRQEALEYRVPDGFPGVPVFGSKVRLAPEKAVLANSSAVREWDSNGTNFGFNPTRGYTRGEFGHNDFYPVAVAAGQLCGWDGRQTVRAMIAIDEIRGRLAEVFALKNYKIDHVVHGAIASAAGFGAALGGTVDQIESAIGLVVAHYIPFRAIRHGKQLSDSKGASAAISTEVAVLSARRALRGFVGPADIFRNPEAIFCLFEKPAAKGESPFDLALGAAGDDFAVMGMHFKLGLYEHQSAGAIQGLMDLLAANPTLVDDEGRLKSVQITIYEPAFGIIGDPAKRDPRTRQSADHSMVYIIATLMRKAYQQRCGGWKELMLVPEDYNDQALHEPLTRRIMQRIDFRHGGQEYDDRYPDGIPTSLAIDHADLGHLDSGLVMYPVGHARNTSGLLDDLLAHKFRLLAGLGVRDTEALYDRFTNLRARTAAEIAELYDFELNWRGRF, encoded by the coding sequence CCGGCAACCAGGGCGAGCCGAGCGAGGCCGTGTTTGCGATGACCGAGCGGTTCCACGTCGACAGCATTGCCTGCGGCGTATCGGCCCTGGCCTGTGGCACCAATGCCCCCAACGTCCTGCGGCAAGAGGCGCTCGAGTATCGCGTGCCCGACGGCTTCCCGGGCGTCCCGGTGTTCGGATCGAAGGTGCGGCTCGCGCCGGAAAAGGCGGTGCTGGCCAACAGCTCGGCGGTCCGCGAATGGGACTCCAACGGCACCAACTTCGGCTTCAACCCCACCCGCGGTTACACCCGCGGCGAGTTTGGGCACAACGACTTCTACCCCGTGGCCGTGGCGGCCGGGCAACTCTGCGGCTGGGACGGCCGGCAGACCGTTCGAGCCATGATCGCCATCGACGAAATCCGCGGCCGGCTGGCCGAGGTATTCGCCCTGAAGAATTACAAGATCGACCACGTCGTACACGGCGCGATCGCTTCGGCGGCCGGCTTCGGCGCGGCGTTGGGCGGCACGGTCGATCAGATCGAGTCGGCGATCGGCCTGGTCGTGGCCCACTACATCCCCTTCCGCGCCATCCGGCACGGCAAGCAATTGTCCGACTCGAAGGGCGCCTCGGCTGCGATCAGCACCGAAGTGGCCGTGCTCAGTGCCCGGCGGGCGCTGCGCGGGTTCGTCGGTCCGGCCGACATCTTTCGCAACCCCGAGGCGATCTTCTGCCTGTTCGAAAAGCCAGCCGCCAAGGGCGAAAGCCCCTTCGATCTGGCCCTGGGCGCCGCGGGCGACGATTTCGCCGTGATGGGGATGCACTTCAAGCTGGGCCTGTACGAACACCAGTCGGCCGGCGCCATCCAGGGACTCATGGACCTGCTCGCGGCCAACCCCACGCTGGTCGACGACGAAGGTCGGCTGAAGTCCGTGCAGATCACGATCTACGAGCCGGCTTTCGGCATCATCGGCGATCCGGCCAAGCGCGACCCGCGCACCCGGCAAAGCGCCGACCACTCGATGGTCTACATCATCGCCACCTTGATGCGCAAGGCCTATCAACAGCGCTGCGGCGGTTGGAAAGAGCTGATGCTCGTGCCCGAGGACTACAACGATCAGGCCCTGCACGAACCGCTGACCCGGCGGATCATGCAGCGCATCGACTTCCGCCACGGCGGCCAGGAATACGACGACCGCTACCCGGACGGTATTCCCACCTCGTTGGCCATCGACCACGCCGACCTGGGGCACCTCGACAGCGGCCTGGTGATGTACCCGGTCGGCCATGCCCGCAACACGAGCGGACTGCTCGACGATCTGCTGGCCCACAAGTTCCGGCTCTTGGCCGGCCTGGGCGTGCGCGATACCGAAGCGCTGTACGACCGGTTCACGAACCTGAGGGCAAGGACCGCGGCCGAGATCGCCGAACTGTACGACTTCGAGCTCAACTGGCGCGGGCGGTTCTAG